gagagagatgtctaGATGGGAGCATCACCCCACCAATGAGATTATAGACTGCTTAGATTTCATGTGAATATTTTGCGGTTTTGCCTTGGATGGCAACATCAACCAGCATAGGAGTAAAGCCAGTTCTACCACGAACTAACATCCGTGGTTCTACCCACCACAGTGTTGACTGTGTTCATTGTTGTGGTGAgactgtgtttattattgtagtaagactttattattattgagggGAGACTGGGTAAGCAGCCCCCATCTCCCCTGTTACAATTTCAAGCAATGTTAAATAGCCATCAACTTTATGAGAACAGTTCCTGTCGTTGTCAAATCAATGTATCACACTTCAGGCAGGTCTCATGACTCAAATAAGCTCTGACACTTGCTGAGCTAAAAGCTGTGGGATAACTGCTAattattactgtttatttcttattaacaTTAATGTTGATGTAGTCAACAGCTGACAAAATGAAACTATGTTACCCACAGAGAGAATGCATTAATGTACTCATCCCAGAAGAATTCCTGAGAACAAGCTTTTAAACAATAATACTAAAAGTGTGCATGGTACTTGAGCCCATTATTATAAAGGACTGTCAACcaaatcagaaaataatatcCACATAAATAAAGCACAttcaccaaaaaacaaaattatagacCAGTGTAATAATTACGCCATGTTACATGATGATTACCTGTCATATGCTTGTAGCCAGCTTTCCTTTCAGGATAATTGTAATTCATAAAAGTGTAGCTGACAGCAACATAGCTcatttactaaaaaataaaggtgaagTTGTCGGCATATTGAGTGGCATTAGTAGTATGTAGGATTACTAATTTTGGTGACTGGAAAAATACTTGACAGTGGACAAGCAAAAACTTCTTTCCTAGGAAGGTCAAATTCACAGAACAAGGGACATACCACTTTTCTGTCATCAGGTCTGAAAGGTATCTCTTGTTGGAAAGATGAAGTTGGTGAACCTTGTCCAACctcatttattttgaaactcaAGTAtctggaaagaaagaatgaaagcatACTGAAACATGCAACATGAGTTTGAAAACAGCACAAAGAAACAGGGTATTGACAAGTAATAAGtagttcacattttaaaaactaaacattaaCAGAATTATTAAAATCCTCACTGTTAAAACCCAGTGCATGTTAGCAAGCACACTGACACTTATCCACTCTGACCTTACATCCATCTGACCTGTTCCATAGCTCTGTCACCAGTTCTGAAACAACCACCTCGTTGGTATTGACAGAAAGAATTCGAAGAACAAATACCCCATCACTGCGCAGGTACTCTGTGACAAACTCCTCTACAGAGAATGATTTGGATGCAGTCGCTGGGACACAGTAGAAATTCATCAACCGCATATAACGCCTCACAAATTTTAATGCTGTCTGAGTCTGTAGAATCTGCagcagacaggaaaacaagtacATGAATGAAACAACCAATCAACTTTTGCTAATGCAGTGATATGTCTCGGTGCAGGTCTGTTTGCCAAATATCCTGTATAGGATGTTCACAAAATCACtcggccacacacacacagctatttTATTCTCATCTGCTATAGTTAATGTACACATCCTAGGTATAGCAGACATGCCTTataaggaatgaaagaaaagaaaccagcTATTACATGATACTTATTATTGCAAGTCTGAGGCAATGACTGCACCATTTCAGAAAGATTGCATGATAACAATACCTTAAAGCACCACACAGAAAGAGTGCATGCTAACGGTACCTTGAAGCACCACACTATAAAGCTGAAGGTGGTTAcagtcagcagcagcagaagccaCAGCCATTCGATGAGAAAGAGCTGCTCCAGGAACAAGTTGATGGTTAGGACACACTGAACCCACCTTCCTGCACACCCAGCAGAGCAGCTCTTATTCTGGCCGCCATCCCCAGACTCTCTATTCACATGCTCAGTTCCAGTGATTATAGATTGAgataaagtaaaattaatctgttttatGCTCTTATATTGGGTGCCGTGTGACCTTTATGCCCAGTTAACAAACCATGATGTTCTCAAATATCCACTAGTAGAAACTGAGATAGCCCAGGACTATCCCACGTAATGCCAGTAAATTACAATGACAGCTGTGGGTCAGTTTTGCTGCATAcaattttgttacaaaaatattttttccaggtaaaataaataaaatgcacagaACACTTACAATTCTTAAAAATGGTTACAAGGTGACTTTAGCTAGGCAAGGACAGGTCTGCTATTTGATTCTCAGGTTTGCACACACAAAGCTGACATATGCTACCTCTAACAAGATCTACTCAAGAGTGTTCAAGCTATAAAGGTTAGCATTCTAGTCACCTGCACAGGTTTCATGCATACACGCTCTCAAGCTAGCTTTcatacaacacaacacacaaccatATACATGCATAGAAATCTCAGAGTGATAACTCTAGTCtctgacacacaaacaagcacacaaagtATAAATCCACCTAAGTACTTTTAAATCAATGCCCAAGACCAACAGCAAGTATGTTTTGCATTCACATCGATACAGAATAGCACAAATTCAGTTGTatctaaatatatttctgtgtcgattacaattttataaatcaactgcatattttttgtttttttttttttttctgtcaaagtcTAAGAATCCATAATATATGCGTTGTACTTACCTGTTGTACGGTGATCTTGATAGGTTCGAAAATGACACATAACTACAGTGGGAAACATAGACTTGCTATGTGCATCAGATTTCCCCTCTGAGTAGCTATTGAGAAGTCTTATGCCATAGATAAAAAAGTTGGTGTGCAGAAATATTGATAGAATGAAAAACTGCATGACGGTATTGAGGAGGTAGAGCGCCTTAGTCATCAAGTAAAAGGTGGAGAGGTAATTGCTTGTATCCGTTCCAATGCACATCATACAAGAGGATAATGTAGTGTCAATGTACGGCAAAGAACTCTGGTGACGCATGAACCAGCGAGGCTTGCGGTGGATGCGAAGCCATTGTTCCAGGAAGAGGGCCACCTGCTGCAACCTCTCTGTTTTCTCAGCTCTCTTTGCAAAAATGACATCCTGCAGCATTTGAACGATCTTGACAATGTTGCTGCCTGCATAGGCATTGAGTTCCCTCCATATCATGTTAGGAAACTGCATCAAgatgaaaaatgtgaagaaatataaaatgacgCCATGTTTGAAGTTTGTGCTTTTTTACATCTACTCTCAATCTTAGGAAAGGAAACTGAGAcactactacaaaacaaaggtaTTAAAATGAGGGAAAACTAGCATATGTACAGAAATGAATAAGTAGCATATGTCGTATGTTCATTTTGTCAATGTTCGTAATGGGTGTTAACTTTGGGTGAGAGGTCTCTGCAAGTGTTCAAAGGTTTTGATATAGAAGTTGTGGAAGTCCTGCTTTAAGCTGGTTGAGACTGTTTGTTGGAGGCATGAAGGAAGGCTAGCTGAATATGTCAGGCCATCTTGAGTAAGTCGATTCTAGGTATGAAAATATCGAATTTGAAAAATCATCTTATTATGTTACTAGAAAATGGTGTAGAAAGTTGAGGGGATATTTTGCCTATTAGTAATTTTTAGATTCTTCTTCTTGGTCCTGGTCGccctcagtggagcatagggccgcaaaccTAACCTGCCATCGGACCCGGCTCGCtcagtaatttttttgaaattgtaacgattcgcgattcaggcgaatctaattagattcgtATTGTGTTTAATTCCCTTTGATGCCAGGGGAGGGCAGTCGAGACCAAGCAGTGAGAGAGTCAAGAGCTCTGTAGAGAGTAAACATTGTGTGCATTGCTTCAACGTTCTATCCAACGTTCTTCAGAGGGAGGTTATCATTTGTATTCCGAGTTGTGGTGTAGCATtggaatatatcagcttcgCCGATACAAGTGGTGTGGCTTTAATGTGGCTTTTAGACTCACGAACTTCGTGAAAATATTCGTCGGatataacctgctggtccagtcggtCACCTCGCCAGCCCGTCTGTTAACCGTAGGAGGGGGTTGGCAGTGAGGGAgtagtgttcttttattttgtttcatccacatTTCATCATTAATCAATttcttaaacattaaatgtgttaatcgttggccggacttttttgctgaaaaaggtgaaagagtgcggcgagcgtggtttacatgcagatgtttacacgcgctcgcagacacatttaaACACTCTTTTCAAAAACGTTACAAAAATCGACCTGTAATAAGGACTAAGACAGAAGCAGGTCTTTATGGCCACCAGCAGATATGTTATAGTATCTCTCTAAAAGCATAAGTAAAACCTTGGTACATCACAGCAGGTTTGAATGctcaaaactaaaaaatcccCGGCCCTCCTCTATAAGACACAAGTATTagctcttttgaaaaaaaggtaaagaccATCCCGTACCCTCTGTTGGGGAGTAAGGTGCAAGAACCCACTATTAATTCACAACCATCTTTTGATCAGGGCGACGCCCATCTCTTCTCGTTGATgtcttacctttcccaaccctctatggagtcaggtacccattccagACAGCTGGGGGAAAGTTGCCGCACTACCAGGTATCAAATAGGTTTGCCTCTGGGCTTAGATGCCCAGTACTGACCTCATGTATTTCCAGGAAGTTCAGCTTACAATGACCATCAGAGTGTTGCTCTCACAATGTTGCTCTCTTATGTTGATGGAACGATATTTCTATTTGTGAAAGTTGGGCCTCTGCACCGAAGATTGCGAGTTGAGGTTCgatacaaatgtcataatatCTTTCCGATACCTTCAGATGTATAACCTTATTGACTTTTCGAAGATTCCATGTAAAGAAAAGGCTGTATTCACCAcatctgttcagtgtgcctattcGTATCCAACCTTCCActgtcttccttttatcatcaTGGTCAGCGCAGAGTGCGACCTGTCTTGGTCGTAATGCTGTGCACTACAAGCtcacaaattaaattaaggTACTCTAACCATTAAAAATCCACTTCctctaaattattattattaaaggtctAGTATTGGGAAATCACAAGCAAAACTATTTGTACCTTAAAAGAAAAGGCTTGCATCAAGAAAAGCATTGTAACCCAGCGGTAGAAGGTGATCTTGCCAACCCCTGTCTTCGTATCGTGCTCAGGTGCACCAAGTGCGTCCAACTGGTAGGGTGTAATGTTCAAGTTAGTCTCGTTTGGGTATTGATACAGATACTGAGTCCAGCAGTAACTGTTGACATGTTGCTGGAATTATTGAAAGCAATAATGGAACAGTTACATTAAACATAATGTAAAACAACAGCTTCAAAATGATAAATAGTTCTCTTCGTCTTCTGTGTTCATGTAAAACTTTGGTTTATAGAGTATACTCTTAAAGACAGCAAATGCCAACAGCCCTAAGAACAACACCAAGAATATATTAAACATGCTTTACTTAGCTCTAATGGTTTCGTCTGcagcaacaaatattttgaatgcaAAGCAGTGGGAAAAACTATAAGTAGTTTCTTTCTCCATCCCTGTTAACGTACAACTTTGATTTCTTTCTGCTATTTCAAGGACTCAGTGCATCAAGTCATTCAATACCTGTAAAAGGTGCTCACACCAAGGGTCGGTACAAAACCAACCCAATTAACTCTAACCCAGCACCAGAAATAGGTCGagatatgtttttctttattttcttcttaggAATATATCATGTGTCTTATTGTTAAACAGTTTTTCAGGAGGGAAGAAAATGAACTTCAGATTAGTGCTGCAAAACAGTCTCCGTGCTAGCTAATGTGCTTTAAATAGCAATTTGAatagcaaaaatatatataaagaataataGTGACCTAAAACGTAATGCCAAAAATCTACATGTATTGAGAAGACAGCCTAGACCTCTAAAGAGTTCCAGCCACAGTCTGAGAAACATTAGGAAATGCTCCTTCAAGAGTCCAGAGATAATAACAAGATCCTGGCAGAACATTTACCTCAAAGTCTAACGCTTTTACTGAAGCATCATACTtatatttgtgtactttttacTTCCTCACCCCGTAATGAGGAAACATGTACTGCCCATAGTTCCAACAGGTAATGGGTTCACTGGCATACTCCTTGAAGCCTGCGACTGTTGCACACAGCACGTAAAGAGTCACGGTGACAAAG
This window of the Pomacea canaliculata isolate SZHN2017 linkage group LG4, ASM307304v1, whole genome shotgun sequence genome carries:
- the LOC112561073 gene encoding innexin unc-9-like isoform X3 → MFPHYGQHVNSYCWTQYLYQYPNETNLNITPYQLDALGAPEHDTKTGVGKITFYRWVTMLFLMQAFSFKFPNMIWRELNAYAGSNIVKIVQMLQDVIFAKRAEKTERLQQVALFLEQWLRIHRKPRWFMRHQSSLPYIDTTLSSCMMCIGTDTSNYLSTFYLMTKALYLLNTVMQFFILSIFLHTNFFIYGIRLLNSYSEGKSDAHSKSMFPTVVMCHFRTYQDHRTTGRWVQCVLTINLFLEQLFLIEWLWLLLLLTVTTFSFIVWCFKILQTQTALKFVRRYMRLMNFYCVPATASKSFSVEEFVTEYLRSDGVFVLRILSVNTNEVVVSELVTELWNRYLSFKINEVGQGSPTSSFQQEIPFRPDDRKVEENERETGPRSSTDVDTEPVNSKGMSSV
- the LOC112561073 gene encoding innexin unc-9-like isoform X2 yields the protein MINTALGSISHLELHSTIRDDDGIDQLHHFVTVTLYVLCATVAGFKEYASEPITCWNYGQYMFPHYGLDALGAPEHDTKTGVGKITFYRWVTMLFLMQAFSFKFPNMIWRELNAYAGSNIVKIVQMLQDVIFAKRAEKTERLQQVALFLEQWLRIHRKPRWFMRHQSSLPYIDTTLSSCMMCIGTDTSNYLSTFYLMTKALYLLNTVMQFFILSIFLHTNFFIYGIRLLNSYSEGKSDAHSKSMFPTVVMCHFRTYQDHRTTGRWVQCVLTINLFLEQLFLIEWLWLLLLLTVTTFSFIVWCFKILQTQTALKFVRRYMRLMNFYCVPATASKSFSVEEFVTEYLRSDGVFVLRILSVNTNEVVVSELVTELWNRYLSFKINEVGQGSPTSSFQQEIPFRPDDRKVEENERETGPRSSTDVDTEPVNSKGMSSV
- the LOC112561073 gene encoding innexin unc-9-like isoform X1; protein product: MINTALGSISHLELHSTIRDDDGIDQLHHFVTVTLYVLCATVAGFKEYASEPITCWNYGQYMFPHYGQHVNSYCWTQYLYQYPNETNLNITPYQLDALGAPEHDTKTGVGKITFYRWVTMLFLMQAFSFKFPNMIWRELNAYAGSNIVKIVQMLQDVIFAKRAEKTERLQQVALFLEQWLRIHRKPRWFMRHQSSLPYIDTTLSSCMMCIGTDTSNYLSTFYLMTKALYLLNTVMQFFILSIFLHTNFFIYGIRLLNSYSEGKSDAHSKSMFPTVVMCHFRTYQDHRTTGRWVQCVLTINLFLEQLFLIEWLWLLLLLTVTTFSFIVWCFKILQTQTALKFVRRYMRLMNFYCVPATASKSFSVEEFVTEYLRSDGVFVLRILSVNTNEVVVSELVTELWNRYLSFKINEVGQGSPTSSFQQEIPFRPDDRKVEENERETGPRSSTDVDTEPVNSKGMSSV